The Argonema galeatum A003/A1 genome segment AATTGCAAGCAAGTAGACTGGCGGTATGTCCGGGGTCATGCCGGTGATGTTGGTAACGAACGCTGCGATGCGATCGCTCGGGCCTTTGCAATTGGTAAAAGCCCTACGCTGCGACAGCCAGAAGTATTAGAAGCATTTAGTTCAGAGGCAACAAACGGCGATAATTACGAAAAGTTACAATCCAGTGATGTATCCTCTAACCTTCTCACTACCGACTTGGCTATGACCGATTCTACCGCTAACTCCCCGACAGAAACAAACCAGAATTTATCCAGTGAAGTTAGAGTCATTCAACTCCGCAATCTAATAGAAATTCTACGCATCGCCGATGACATTGCTACTAAAGGCTACCTGATTACCAGTTCCGAACTAGCAGACTTGATGGATATCCACACCAGCGCAGTTACAAGTCGTGGAGATAATTGGGTTTGGCGTAACTGGGTTGTCTCACGGGTGCGGCGAGAAGGAAATCAGATTCTCTGGCAACTCGAACGGGTAGATTAATGGCAAATGGAAAATGAAAGGGTGTTTTTTCGCTCCCAGGTACGTTGTTGCGCTTTAGCGCTCTAAGAGCGCTAAAGCGCAACAACGTACCCATTATCCATTCCGAACAAGAGCCAATGGAACTAACTAAGCTGTCGCGCATCTAAGTTGTATAAATGAGGCGGGCAAGATGCCTTGCCCCCTCCCCACAAGAGTTTCACAAATTGTGATTATTCAAATTAGATGCGCGTTAGCTTATTAGTTCGATCGCTTCATTCGATCGTAACGTCGTCCGCGCCATTGAGTAGGCGTTTGGAGGGAGGATAGCAAAATTCGCAGAAAAGCTAAGGGGTCTGCCAAGGGAGAAAGGTAAAAGTAAAAAGGTAAAAGTAAAAAGACAAAATATTTTTTACTTTTATCTTTTGTCTTTTGCCTGTTGTTTTCGTAAGATGGTGCGATCGCCAATAGCAAGGCAAACCTAATTGCTAAGAGAAATAAATTCAGTCCTAACAACAGAAGAGAAGGAGAGGAGAGGGATTTCAAATTGAAGATTTCAGATTGCGGATTGAAAATACAATTTACAATCTGCAATTTGCAATTTGCAATTATCGGGAAGAGGTAACTTAGTACAATCAGCAGTGGTAGACCCTGGAGGCTAAACAGCAGCCACAAATCTCCTAAAAGTTGAGGAGTCGAAGAAGCGTCTTTGAGATCGAGACTCCGCCCCCACTCCCGCCAAGTTTGGACTGCACCGTCGTACATCCGCACCTTTAACACCTTGGCACCGTCCAGAAAGCCAACCTTATACCCGCAAGAAGCAGCATAACGGGCTAAGGTAACATCATCGCAGAAAGAACTGCGGGCACTGACGTATCCCCCCACAGCCGCCAATACAGAACGACGGCAGAGGAAACACTGACCATTCGCCATCACCCTTTCCGGCGACTGGTTAGCCGTCCCAGCTGGGTCAAATCGGTAAAGCAGAGTCATCAAAAGCGCTGGTTGCAACCACCACTCACCGGGATATTGAAGGATAAATTGGGGCGAGAGGGAAAGCAGGTCATATCCTTGAGCTTCAGCAGTTTTTATTAAACTGGCAACTAACCCTGGGCTAGGCTGGGTATCTGCATCTATGCCCAAAATCCATTCACTTTTTTCGGAACTGTGCAGAAAACCCGTATGCAAAGCCCAAGGACGCCCCACCCAGCCCTCTGGTAAGGGGTCATCTGCAATGAGACGAAATCGCGGGTCTTTTTGCTGGGAAGCCTTCACCAAATCGGGGGTGCCGTCTTGGGAGTGGCTGTCTACCACAATAATTTCCCGCACTTCGTAGCCTTGGCGAGTTAAACCGGCCAGACAGGGGGCAATGCGATCGGCCTCATTGAGCGTGGGAACCACCACGCTCACTGCTCCCAAAAGCTCTGGGGTGGCACTAAGGGGTTCTATGGGAGGATGGCGACCGGGGCCTTTTAGCAGTCGCGAGATTAGGATAAATACTGCTGGTGCTTGAACGATCAGCAGCACCAAAGTTACAGCACTTTTGAAATCTTCTGTCAAGAAGTTTGTTAACCAAAAGCTCACTTCTGAGCAACCCCCACAGAAGCGACTGGGGTTTCAGTTTTCCGGCTGGTTTCAGAAGAGGCTAAATTAGCAGTCGCGGTGTTAACTGCTAGGTTGAGGGCGGCGCTAGCCGATGCTGGTTTTGTTACCCACCAAAGGGTGACCGCAGGCGCAACACCCAGCAGCAAACCCAATCCAACGGGTATCCAAATTCCCGCTGCCAAGCTCATCACCGTTGCGAAGGCGAAGTTACCCAAATAAACGGTTAGGGGTAGATTTAATTGCGATCGCGTTAGCGTGCTAGAGGCATCTCGCGTTAGCGTACTGTAGGCATCTTGGTTTGCAAAAGGTTTCTTGCTCCACAAAATAGCAGCCACTGTCATGAACACGGCACCTGTTCCGAACCAACCGAAAAAGTTTTGGTAAGGCATACCGAAGAAAGCACCTGGTGTTTTCCATTCCCAGAAAGGTGCAGCCGTTTGACTCATAGCTGGGTCAAGCACAAAGTCCCAAGAGGTGAGTAGCAATGCCCCAAGTGCGATCGCACCCAAATGACGCCACCAACTCGGCTTCTCCTCTGAATTTAGACCAGTACGAGCCAGCAAATAAGAAGCCAACCCCAAATAAAACCAAGAAAGGGGTATCGTCACCGGAACTAGCCCAGCAATTTTATATCCCAGACCGCTGAGATAGCCATAGTGACCAAACGGAAACCCAGTACTGGTTCCCAGCAATTCGCTCCCCAGCGAGATAAAGACTGATGGCACCATAAAGGCCAGCCAACGCCACCACCCCAGCGTGCGGTAAGCATAAATGGCAACAGCAGCCGTTCCTAACACAATGTAAACAACGCCACCACCAGCCATGCTCCACTGGAAGAAGGTTTGCCCAGACGCCGGTAAACTTAAAATTAATCCCGGATTGGGTAAAACTAACAGCAGTCCTGCTAGTCCAAAAGCCATTGACACAATATGACCGATCAAGCAGAAGCGCTCGGCCATAACAAGTTGCTTCATAGAAACTCCTCTAGACAGATGATGCTCGGTAGCGCTTCTTAACAGTTTACAAATGTTTAACAAAAGTTAACCCATCTGGCTCTAATTTTCTGCAACTCGTGGGGGAAGGGGATAGGGGCTAGGGTAAGATGGGGAAGAAGAAGGGGATAGGGGCTAGAGTGTGTTTTCTTTTCCCAGAGATCCCCCCAACCCCTTAAAAAGGGGGAGAATGAGCGTCTAAGTCCCCCTTTTTAAGGGGTATTTAGGGGGATGTGAATCTGAAGGGGAAGTTTGAAGACACGCACTCTTAGGCTAGGAAGAAAAAAGAAAGTTACTGAATGTGAGATATAAATTAATTCATGTGACCATTGCAGCTCAGCTGGCTGTTATGCACGAAAGTTGCTTGTGAAAAAAATCCCGTGGCTCTCGCTAGCCCTACTTCTGGTTACGTATACTACTCTGGGCTGGGTTTTATTCTCTGTTCCCTGGTATACGTTACTGTTGACCCTAGCCTTGATATTGCTATTAGCTGAGATTTTAGCTTCCCCTTTTTCCAACGTTAGAAAGGGTCTTGTCTATTCTATAAGTACCGATACCCGCGCTTTTATTTTAGCGATTAGCATGGCTTTTTTTACTGCCTTGCTAGTGATCTGGATTCATATTGTTGTCCATGCCTTGGTTGTAATCGCCGCCGGGCTCTTAGCCAGGTTGGATCTGCTCACGGCTGGTTTTAGGGATTGGCAAACGTTTTGGATTTTGTCTGTTTTTTCCCTGGTTGGCTTTGGGCTGGGTTGGGGGGCAAACTATTATCTGCATTCTCTGCATATAGTCGTATAAGAAAGCTCTCGCGACGGTAGCTCAAGATAGACACTCCATAAATCGGCACAAAGCAAGAGATTTTCAGTTCTGTATTTGAGGACACTGGTGGATAGCGTTTAACTGTCCTTCTGCCCTACAGCACCTTAGCCGTGGGGCAATTTTGTTTTTAGCGGCCCTGCCACCTTTCCCCCAAAGCGCGGCAGCTGAGGGTAGGAAAAGTGGCATGATACAAGTTGGGGAACTAACTACTCGGTTAGCTACCGCCCCGCTCGCAGGCGAGGGTTTTGTCCCTAAGCTACACCAGACGGAAGATAAATGGGTAGCGGTAAGGTTCTTGGGCATTGCCGAGAATATGGAGAATCGCAAAAATTGGTAGTACCCAATGGAAAAGGAAGAATGGAATCAGCAGGATCAACGCCAAGGGAATACCGATGATTGATAACCACAATACTGTGATAATGGCTTCATAGAGCCATATGTTAATGTGAAAGTTAAGGGCTTCTTTGGCATTCTCCTTCACAACTGGGTCATCGGATACGAACAATACCGCTAAGGGTACACCGATAAACACCCACAGAGCCCCGAAAAAGATCGAACCATGAGACAGTAACGATAAAAGCTTGCGCTTATCCGAGTCGTACATACAACCAATCCTTCATCGAATCAACTACTATATTGTTTCGCTCCGAAGATATCATATTCAACAAACAGCCTGGGGGAGGAGATTTCCGTACTCTAAGTGGGGTTGGCAGGGACGGTTTGTTAGGATCGATATTTACTACCCAGTTAACAGCTACACCAAGCAGCAGCAAACCAAACAGAGAAAACCGAATTCGCAACGAGTTAATTTAGATCTTCTTGCACCTGTGTTGAAAGCCCGCCTGGGGTTCAAACCCCAGGCTAATAGCGAAAGTCCACTTAAGTGGACTGAATATTTTATCCAGTCGTCTTTAGACGACTTTCGCTATGAGACGGGGAATTGATTCCCCGTCGGGTCAGAGCAACTGGTGCAAGATCTGAGTTAAGAAATGTTGACATAGATTTTTAGCCGCAATCCTATTGCCCAGAAATTTTGGCTGTCCAAAAGGACGGTTTCAGCCATACTGTGTAAACCTAGCAAATTGTTTTTACAATGGTCTGGTGAAGATTCCCCTAGCAAGCGCCATTTATGACCACAGAACTTGAAAGCGAACTCCAAACAGCAGTTGAGCGTCGGCGCAACTTTGCGATTATATCTCACCCCGATGCGGGTAAAACTACGCTGACTGAAAAGCTCTTGCTGTACGGGGGAGCAATTCAC includes the following:
- the rnhA gene encoding ribonuclease HI; this translates as MSSFRTIESFYTDGACSGNPGPGGWGVVVYFQDGSVCEIGGDEPQTTNNRMELQAAIQALKFLAATGQTQPVALYTDSEYVKKGITDWVKGWKKKGWKTSQGKAVLNQDLWEALDTLNCKQVDWRYVRGHAGDVGNERCDAIARAFAIGKSPTLRQPEVLEAFSSEATNGDNYEKLQSSDVSSNLLTTDLAMTDSTANSPTETNQNLSSEVRVIQLRNLIEILRIADDIATKGYLITSSELADLMDIHTSAVTSRGDNWVWRNWVVSRVRREGNQILWQLERVD
- the cruG gene encoding 2'-O-glycosyltransferase CruG, with amino-acid sequence MSFWLTNFLTEDFKSAVTLVLLIVQAPAVFILISRLLKGPGRHPPIEPLSATPELLGAVSVVVPTLNEADRIAPCLAGLTRQGYEVREIIVVDSHSQDGTPDLVKASQQKDPRFRLIADDPLPEGWVGRPWALHTGFLHSSEKSEWILGIDADTQPSPGLVASLIKTAEAQGYDLLSLSPQFILQYPGEWWLQPALLMTLLYRFDPAGTANQSPERVMANGQCFLCRRSVLAAVGGYVSARSSFCDDVTLARYAASCGYKVGFLDGAKVLKVRMYDGAVQTWREWGRSLDLKDASSTPQLLGDLWLLFSLQGLPLLIVLSYLFPIIANCKLQIVNCIFNPQSEIFNLKSLSSPSLLLLGLNLFLLAIRFALLLAIAPSYENNRQKTKDKSKKYFVFLLLPFYFYLSPLADPLAFLRILLSSLQTPTQWRGRRYDRMKRSN
- the cruF gene encoding gamma-carotene 1'-hydroxylase CruF, encoding MKQLVMAERFCLIGHIVSMAFGLAGLLLVLPNPGLILSLPASGQTFFQWSMAGGGVVYIVLGTAAVAIYAYRTLGWWRWLAFMVPSVFISLGSELLGTSTGFPFGHYGYLSGLGYKIAGLVPVTIPLSWFYLGLASYLLARTGLNSEEKPSWWRHLGAIALGALLLTSWDFVLDPAMSQTAAPFWEWKTPGAFFGMPYQNFFGWFGTGAVFMTVAAILWSKKPFANQDAYSTLTRDASSTLTRSQLNLPLTVYLGNFAFATVMSLAAGIWIPVGLGLLLGVAPAVTLWWVTKPASASAALNLAVNTATANLASSETSRKTETPVASVGVAQK
- a CDS encoding DUF4870 domain-containing protein, giving the protein MYDSDKRKLLSLLSHGSIFFGALWVFIGVPLAVLFVSDDPVVKENAKEALNFHINIWLYEAIITVLWLSIIGIPLALILLIPFFLFHWVLPIFAILHILGNAQEPYRYPFIFRLV